A genomic segment from Nicotiana sylvestris chromosome 1, ASM39365v2, whole genome shotgun sequence encodes:
- the LOC138874918 gene encoding uncharacterized protein has product MESQGSALKFLEMQLSQLTTLVSEKIQRPLPSNTEKNPKEHLKAIALRSGKELNEPYADQSEQQVNKGKNVEIPSKLSEDKEVKKKEEKNIEKLTPFPVTITFPQKLKRENLDNQFSKFLEILEQIRINIPFTDTLLQMPSYAKFLKEILSSKRKLEEVSVVMLTEKCNGSFTIPCTLGGIYFEKALYDSGALINLMPFSIFRKLNLGEMKDICVSLQLADQSTKKPKGIIENVFIRVDKFIFPIDFIVLEMKECPDEPTILGRPFLATDEFKDEQLIPDSMERCLAKSSTIQDDDPIIRRKAKILEKDSEEEEMQLEQVQPKIELKVLLSHLKYVYLVEELFSVIISSSLTAGQEEKLIEVLKVHKGALGWTIEDIKGINPAVCTHKILMEDNYKPIVQPQRRLNLAMQEVVKKEIVKLLVADNSLEDVCLKKR; this is encoded by the exons ATGGAAAGCCAGGGTTCAGCCCTAAAATTTTTGGAAATGCAATTAAGTCAACTGACAACTCTTGTGTCAGAAAAGATTCAACGTCCCTTGCCAAGCAATACAGAGAAAAATCCAAAGGAGCACCTTAAGGCCATCGCCTTACGATCAGGTAAGGAGCTTAATGAACCATATGCAGACCAGTCAGAACAACAGGTAAACAAGGGTAAGAATGTTGAAATACCCTCTAAATTATCTGAAGATAAAGAagtcaagaaaaaagaagaaaagaatattgAAAAATTGACTCCTTTCCCTGTGACAATCACTTTTCCACAAAAactgaaaagagaaaatcttgaTAATCAATTTTCAAAGTTTTTAGAGATTTTAGAACAAATTCGCATTAATATTCCTTTCACTGATACTTTGTTGCAAATGCCTTCTTATGCCAAATTCCTAAAAGAAATTTTGTCAAGTAAAAGGAAATTGGAAGAAGTTTCTGTGGTGATGCTTACTGAAAAATGCAACG GTAgttttacaattccatgcactttGGGAGgtatatattttgaaaaagcaCTTTATGATTCTGGAGCTCTAATTAACTTGATGCCATTTTCTATCTTTAGAAAATTAAATCTTGGTGAAATGAAAGACATATGTGTTTCTCTTCAGCTTGCAGATCAAAGTACTAAGAAACCTAAGGGAATAATTGAAAATGTGTTCATAAGAGTAGATAAGTTTATTTTCCCTATAGATTTTATAGTACTTGAAATGAAGGAATGTCCTGATGAACCAACTATTTTGGGTAGACCATTTCTTGCCACAG ATGAATTCAAAGATGAGCAATTGATTCCAGACTCAATGGAAAGATGTTTGGCCAAATCTAGCACCATACAAGATGATGATCCTATCatcagaagaaaagccaaaataCTAGAAAAAGATTCTGAAGAGGAGGAGATGCAACTAGAACAAGTTCAACCAAAAATTGAACTCAAAGTTCTCCTatctcatttaaaatatgtttatCTTGTGGAAGAATTATTTTCAGTAATTATTTCATCTTCTCTTACTGCAGGACAAGAAGAAAAACTGATTGAAGTATTGAAAGTACACAAAGGAGCCTTGGGATGGACTATAGAAGATATCAAAGGGATTAATCCAGCTGTTTGTACGCACAAAATTCTCATGGAGGATAACTACAAGCCAATAGTCCAGCCCCAAAGGAGATTGAATCTAGCAATGCAGGAAGTAGTAAAAAAGGAGATCGTAAAGCTTTTGGTGGCAGATAATTCATTAGAAGATGTGTGCCTGAAGAAGAGATGA
- the LOC138874922 gene encoding uncharacterized protein: protein MSESSYRPPVIQGYSNGYSGHQDSFSAHLLESSYRPPAIQGSFSGYSGPTYSYVSSLFARFLVISPEPLGTPIHMSTLVGTSVVVDRIYRSCVVTFYGFEIRVDLLLLDMIDFEVILGMDWLSPYHVVLDFHAKTVSLAMTGLSRLEWKGSIVDTSSRVISFQKARHMVEKGCLDYLDYVRDTTAESPMIDSVLVVRGFADVSPSDLSGMPPDRNIDFCIELAPGTQPISIPLYHMDPKELKEQL from the exons ATGTCGGAGAGTTCATATCGCCCACCAGTTATTCAGGGTTACTCCAATGGGTATTCTGGTCATCAGGATTCTTTCAGTGCTCACTTGCTAGAGAGTTCATATCGCCCACCAGCCATCCAGGGTTCCTTTAGTGGGTATTCCG ggccgacttattcatatgtatcatctttgtttgctcgtttcctggttatttcccctgagcctttgggcactcctaTTCATATGTCTACTCTTGTGGGTacttctgtggttgtggatcggatctatcggtcttgtgtggtcacattctatgGTTTTGAGATTAGAGTGGATCTCTTGTTGCTTGacatgatcgactttgaggtcattctgggcatggattggttgtctccatatcatgttgtcctagatttccatgccaagactgtttcaTTAGCGATGACAGGGTTATCGAGgttagagtggaagggttccatagtcgatacatctagtcgggttatttctttccagaaggctcgacatatggtcgagaaggggtgtttggattATCTAgattatgttcgggacaccaccgcagagtctccaatgattgattcagttctagtggTTCGAGGGTTTGCCGATGTGTCTCCTTCTGATCTTtctggcatgccaccggatcgtaatattgatttttgtattgaattggctccaggcacccagcctatatctattccactgtACCACATGGATcctaaggagttgaaggagcagctttag